The window AGATACCTCCAAAACCTGTCTTAATGGTATCCCCTATCTCCAATAGAGGCATACCTGCTGCCAATGCAATACCATATGATGTAATAAGTAATACAATAAAAGGGTGAATCTTAAACTTAGATGTTGCTAACACAATAAAAGCGATACCTAATACCAAAATAACAATTAACATTGGACCTTCAACCATGTAAAACCCTCCCTATAGATGAAATAATAATATACAATATGCTGAATGATGGGCCAATATGTTTATTTCTAACATCCAACATATTACCTTGATTTTATAAGTTGAATGGCTAGAGATAACAGGGTACCATGTCGTCGATCATTCAACTTATATCTATCATAATAGCGTATATGTTTTGTATGAATATGCACGAAGAAATACACGCCTTTATGAACACTTTAATCTGTGCTATACACTTTACTTGTGCATGCTAGCCAATAACCGCATGACACGTTCTATGGTTTGATACAGTAGTTCTTCCCCATGCTCCATGGCATATGTTAAATCTCTTGGTCCGTCCACGATGGAAAACAGTGTATCAATGCCTTTTTCATAGACCAGATGAGCATCTTTTCCAATGGAACCAACCACACCAATAACAGGAACATGATATTTCTTGGCAACAGTAGCTACACCAACAGGTAACTTGCCATGTACGGTTTGATAATTGATTTCACCTTCACCTGTGATAACTAAATCGAAATCATAATCATGGAAATATTGATCCAAGCTAATGCTGTCTCTAATGATATCAAATCCCGGTTGTAAGCTGGCATCCATAAAAGCTAATAAACCTGCACCTAACCCACCTGCTGCGCCTGCTCCTGGCACATCCTTAACATCTTTTCCTAGCTCTGATTGAATCATCTGAGCATAGTGTTCTAGATAGCTGTCAAGTCGTGGTAAGTCTTCCTGTAAAGCACCTTTTTGAGGGCCATAAATATAGCTGGCGCCTTGTTTACCACATAAGGGATTATTCACATCACAAGCCACTAGAAATTCTACATTCTGTAAACGTGCGTCACAGGCACTCATATCAATGGTATGCAAATCTTTTAACCCAATGGCTCCGCGGCCTATAACTGTGCCATGTTTATCCAGTAAGCGAAATCCTAACGCCTCTAACATACCAGCACCACCATCATTGGTAGCACTACCTCCAATACCAAGTATAATCTTGGTACAACCTTTATCAAGAACTGCTTTTATCAGTTCTCCTGTACCGTAGGTGGTCGTATACAATGGGTTTCGTTGATTATCTGGAACCAATGGTAACCCTGAGGCACTTGCCATCTCAATAACAGCTGTGATGTTATCGCCTAAAATACCGTACTTGGCATCTACTGTTTCACCTAATGGTCCTGTCACGTTGGTATGTTCAATGGTGCCTTGGGTATTGTGTACAAGTGCTTCGACGGTTCCCTCTCCACCATCAGCTAAAGGACAGGTCACAATAGTGGCTTCAGGGTATATATTTAAAATGGCCTTCTTAGCAATTTCACAGTATCGAATTGCTGATACACTTCCCTTAAAGGAATCTGGTGCTACAAATATGTTCATTGGTTCAACCACCTTCTT is drawn from Vallitalea pronyensis and contains these coding sequences:
- a CDS encoding glycerate kinase family protein, which produces MNIFVAPDSFKGSVSAIRYCEIAKKAILNIYPEATIVTCPLADGGEGTVEALVHNTQGTIEHTNVTGPLGETVDAKYGILGDNITAVIEMASASGLPLVPDNQRNPLYTTTYGTGELIKAVLDKGCTKIILGIGGSATNDGGAGMLEALGFRLLDKHGTVIGRGAIGLKDLHTIDMSACDARLQNVEFLVACDVNNPLCGKQGASYIYGPQKGALQEDLPRLDSYLEHYAQMIQSELGKDVKDVPGAGAAGGLGAGLLAFMDASLQPGFDIIRDSISLDQYFHDYDFDLVITGEGEINYQTVHGKLPVGVATVAKKYHVPVIGVVGSIGKDAHLVYEKGIDTLFSIVDGPRDLTYAMEHGEELLYQTIERVMRLLASMHK